In one Heteronotia binoei isolate CCM8104 ecotype False Entrance Well chromosome 1, APGP_CSIRO_Hbin_v1, whole genome shotgun sequence genomic region, the following are encoded:
- the LOC132578018 gene encoding cysteine-rich PDZ-binding protein, whose translation MVCEKCEKKLGTVITPDTWKDGARNTTESGGRKLNENKALTSKKARFDPYGKNKFAICRICKSSVHQPGSHYCQGCAYKKGICSMCGKKVLDTKNYKQTSV comes from the exons ATGGTGTGCGAGAAAT GTGAAAAGAAACTTGGCACTGTAATTACACCTGATACATGGAAAGATGGTGCACGAAACACTACag aAAGTGGTGGGCGAAAACTAAATGAAAATAAGGCATTGACATCGAAGAAGGCAAG ATTTGATCCTTATGGCAAAAACAAGTTTGCGATATGCCGAATTTGTAAAAGTTCAGTTCACCAGCCAGGGTCCCACTACTGCCAGGGGTGTGCTTACAAGAAGG GCATCTGCTCAATGTGTGGAAAGAAAGTCTTGGATACAAAAAACTACAAGCAAACTTCTGTATAA